From a single Gavia stellata isolate bGavSte3 chromosome 15, bGavSte3.hap2, whole genome shotgun sequence genomic region:
- the SLC38A8 gene encoding putative sodium-coupled neutral amino acid transporter 8 codes for MLKSALGAGLLSFPWAFGRAGGAAPALLVELGSLVFLVSGLAVLGYAAALSAQPTYQGVVRAVCGAAAGKLCEVCFLLNLFMISVALLRVVGDQLEKLCDSLYPNGTLSGAPLPPPWYVDQRFTLSALCVLVIFPLSVPREIGFQKYSSILGTLAACYLTLVIVLKYHLQAESLGSPEPPQPSRASSWASIFSVIPTICFGFQCHEACVAIYSSMRNQSFSHWVAVSVLSMLICLLIYSLTGLYGYLTFGEAVASDVLMSYPGNDPVVIVARLLFGVSIVTIYPIVVLLGRSVVRDVWATPKRGAAAAPEAHERRNRVALTVTWMAATLAIALFVPDIGKVIELIGGISAFFIFIFPGLCLVCMTGTRTLGPRKKAALIAWGVLSVLGGAFVCGQSAALAVLGLLR; via the exons ATGCTGAAGTCGGCGCTGGGCGCGGGGCTGCTGAGCTTCCCCTGGGCCTTCggcagggccggcggcgccgcCCCCGCCCTCCTGGTGGAGCTG GGTTCACTGGTCTTCCTGGTGAGCGGGCTGGCGGTGCTGGGCTACGCGGCGGCCCTCAGCGCCCAGCCCACCTACCAGGGGGTCGTCCGGGCGGtgtgcggggcggcggcggggaagCTCTGCGAGGTCTgcttcctcctcaacctcttcATGATCTCCGTGGCCCTCCTCAGGGTGGTGGGCGACCAGCTGGAGAAAC TGTGTGACTCCCTGTACCCCAACGGGACGCTGAGCGGGGCCCCCCTGCCGCCCCCCTGGTACGTGGACCAGCGCTTCACTCTCTCGGCTCTCTGCGTCCTCGTCATCTTCCCGCTCTCCGTCCCCAGGGAGATTGGCTTCCAGAAGTACTCCAG catcctgggcACGCTGGCCGCCTGCTACCTCACCCTGGTCATCGTCCTGAAATACCACCTGCAAGCAGAGAGCCTGGGCTCGCccgagcccccccagccctccag GGCCTCCTCCTGGGCCTCCATCTTCAGCGTCATCCCCACCATCTGCTTCGGCTTCCAG TGCCACGAGGCCTGCGTGGCCATCTACAGCAGCATGCGCAACCAGAGCTTCTCCCACTGGGTCGCCGTCTCCGTGCTCTCCATGCTCATCTGCCTGCTCATCTACTCCCTCACCG GGCTCTACGGCTACCTGACCTTCGGCGAGGCCGTGGCATCCGACGTCCTGATGTCCTACCCAGGGAACGACCCGGTTGTCATCGTCGCCCGCCTGCTCTTCGGCGTCTCCATTGTCACCATCTACCCCATCgtggtgctgctgggcag GTCGGTGGTGCGGGACGTGTGGGCGACCCCCAAGCGTGGGGCTGCAGCGGCACCTGAGGCGCACGAGCGGCGGAACCGGGTGGCACTGACAGTCACCTGGATGGCCGCCACGCTCGCCATCGCCCTGTTCGTCCCGGACATCGGCAAGGTCATCGAGCTCATCGGGGGCATCAGCgccttcttcatcttcatcttcccaG GGCTGTGCCTGGTGTGCATGACAGGGACCCGCACCCTCGGGCCACGCAAAAA ggctgctctcattGCCTGGGGCGTCCTCTCCGTGCTCGGCGGTGCCTTCGTCTGCGGGCAGAGCGCGGCCCTGGccgtgctggggctgctgcgcTGA